In Colletotrichum higginsianum IMI 349063 chromosome 1, whole genome shotgun sequence, one genomic interval encodes:
- a CDS encoding RNB domain-containing protein, which translates to MLTMLRSASKPYVCWRCLTTRTPLSPVASGSRLAPRLRHASSEISQRSYAGIQYHPREGAVGGGPGGKGRGRGRGGGGGGGGRPITAATGEEMALIREKSDIRQRLREWESMNHEPSRRLLQDMPTHDTPLSNYLTRPDTLPGAMDTSNDESELQRNSRKNRSLFEADELSDLRGSTSALVAGDLVETRYGSGRLPVLAVCLGRHHGLQYFYMSSGEVLPESNIRTLFTLTSFTSPAKFQPLVDILPEEPVTKPRNVLVHKHDPAALKAASRLQGELIKFYQDSVTFYQSHLTLDTASSFLAHPDKTLYLNLEEIAEKLLPDYLRQQGRFLPHALYAVHTALQRDTWGFRPLNMKWHRRNYIYEVRSVSELRILRKVENQVRELVEGAALRDDPASSLSLLRQNSLGSFILKARGVIRANRLRREWTPHGMIGPSDEGANNHTAWTKQELDYIRFMELWSCHRIVPNPSQLESLGSTILRLTDVYNDADWLAHWTGFTFLQEIGWIPPWEIPARYEYRFPDTQVQRGTGMVMPLVDVNGSLRPDLAQGHRRDWGETTVFCVDSEQTADVDDGFSVEPAESPGEHWIHVHIADPASRIDPKSDLARQLERTPSSLYLPGFPNKMLPRDLEQQFSLDPGQPALTFSAKVNDRGEILDYKVEPGTLQNVLHVPKDEVAAVLPRDPQQQPADGSTDVFAVGIPPAPPQPVKRITRAADLSQKDRDDLVLLNRLCAALKDRRVEKGQLPQLQPRFSSPEVSLDNVVVDGSPDVSNSSVSWKGDPFIRFTEPRPTAADRLVERLMHTAGEVAAKWCSARNIPVPYSTQPEALHNQAALASYRAAHVDPVAARGDPIPVDVLYGLFTLVGSSELTATPSPFYSVGLDAYAKASSPLRRFADLVVHWQIHAALARERETGRSLAGQDCSEASDFLPWTLSTLAPALPTLQARQRQIKEVDNRDGPTQWVAQALLRAWRFGEAALPKTFTFVVDGLYPFGLRGRLESFYNLSASVDVSRLAAVARLAEVQVDDRFEVEIANINVVTTRIAVQPLRRLTPAEAEESKGRVPSPADAATLDAVPA; encoded by the exons ATGCTCACCATGTTGAGAAGCGCGAGCAAGCCATACGTATGCTGGCGGTGTCTCACAACCAGGACGCCGCTGTCCCCTGTGGCTAGCGGATCCCGACTCGCTCCACGGCTTCGACATGCCTCATCTGAGATTTCCCAAAGA TCGTATGCTGGTATACAGTACCATCCCcgcgagggcgccgtcggcggtggcccAGGAGGAAAGGGACGAGGCAGAGGaagaggtggtggtggtggtggtggtggccgccCCATAACCGCCGCTACGGGCGAGGAGATGGCCCTCATCCGCGAAAAGTCGGACATCAGGCAGCGCCTGCGGGAGTGGGAGTCCATGAACCACGAGCCCTCTCGTCGCCTGCTCCAGGACATGCCAACCCACGACACCCCGCTGTCCAACTACCTGACCCGGCCGGACACGCTCCCCGGCGCCATGGATACGAGCAATGACGAAAGCGAGCTGCAGAGGAACAGTCGGAAGAACCGATCGCTTTTCGAGGCTGACGAGCTCTCCGATTTGCGCGGCTCCACGtcggccctcgtcgccggcgacttGGTCGAGACGAG ATATGGAAGCGGACGCCTGCCGGTCCTGGCCGTCTGTCTAGGACGCCATCACGGCCTGCAGTATTTCTACATGAGCTCGGGCGAGGTCCTCCCCGAAAGCAACATCCGCACGCTCTTCACCCTCACCAGCTTCACCAGCCCTGCCAAGTTCCAGCCGCTGGTTGACATCCTGCCCGAGGAGCCCGTCACCAAACCGCGCAACGTCTTGGTCCACAAGCACGACCCGGCGGCTCTGAAGGCGGCTTCTCGCCTGCAGGGGGAGCTCATCAAGTTCTACCAGGACTCCGTCACCTTCTACCAGTCCCACCTGACGCTTGACACCGCCAGCAGCTTTCTGGCCCACCCGGACAAGACGTTGTATCTCAACCTGGAGGAGATAGCGGAGAAGCTACTGCCCGACTATCTCAGGCAGCAGGGTAGGTTCCTCCCGCATGCCCTCTACGCCGTGCACACGGCGCTGCAACGCGACACCTGGGGCTTCCGCCCGCTGAACATGAAGTGGCACCGGCGCAATTACATCTACGAGGTCCGGTCCGTCTCCGAACTCCGCATCCTGCGCAAGGTCGAGAATCAGGTCCGCGAACtggtcgagggcgccgcgcTGCGCGACGACCCAGCCTCCTCGCTGTCGTTGCTTAGGCAGAACAGCCTTGGCTCCTTCATCCTCAAGGCCCGCGGCGTCATCAGGGCCAACCGCCTGAGGCGCGAGTGGACGCCCCACGGTATGATCGGTCCcagcgacgagggcgccaaCAACCACACCGCGTGGACCAAGCAGGAGCTCGATTACATCCGCTTCATGGAGCTCTGGTCCTGCCACCGCATCGTGCCCAACCCCTCGCAGCTCGAGAGCCTCGGCTCCACAATCCTCAGGCTGACCGACGTGTACAACGACGCCGACTGGCTCGCCCACTGGACCGGCTTCACCTTCCTTCAGGAGATCGGCTGGATCCCGCCCTGGGAGATCCCTGCCCGCTACGAGTACAGGTTCCCCGACACCCAGGTCCAGAGGGGCACCGGGATGGTCAtgcccctcgtcgacgtgAACGGCTCTCTCCGGCCCGATCTCGCCCAGGGCCACCGCCGGGACTGGGGCGAGACGACCGTCTTCTGCGTCGACTCGGAGCAGacggccgacgtcgacgacggcttcTCTGTTGAGCCGGCCGAGAGTCCCGGCGAGCACTGGATCCACgtccacatcgccgaccccGCGTCGCGCATCGACCCCAAAtccgacctcgcccgccagcTCGAGAGGACCCCGTCCAGCTTGTACCTGCCCGGGTTTCCCAACAAGATGTTGCCGCGcgacctcgagcagcagTTCTCCCTCGATCCGGGCCAGCCGGCCCTGACCTTCAGCGCCAAGGTCAACGACCGCGGCGAGATCCTGGACTACAAGGTCGAGCCGGGCACCCTCCAGAACGTCCTCCATGTGCCCAAGGACGAGGTTGCTGCCGTTCTGCCCCGCGacccccagcagcagcctgcgGACGGTTCCACcgacgtcttcgccgtcggcatccctcccgcgccgccgcagcccgTGAAGCGCATCACTAGGGCCGCCGACCTCTCCCAGAAGGACAGggacgacctcgtcctcctgaACAGGCTCTGTGCGGCTCTCAAGGACCGCCGCGTCGAGAAGGGTCAGCTCCCGCAGCTTCAACCCCGCTTCAGTTCTCCCGAGGTCTCCCTTGACAacgtcgtcgttgacggcTCCCCGGACGTGTCCAACTCCTCAGTGTCTTGGAAGGGCGACCCCTTCATCAGGTTCACCGAGCCGCGCCCCACAGCCGccgaccgcctcgtcgagcgccTCATGCAcaccgccggcgaggtcgccgcGAAATGGTGCAGCGCCCGCAACATCCCCGTCCCCTACAGCACCCAGCCCGAGGCCCTCCACAACCAGGCCGCGCTCGCCTCCTACCGCGCCGCCCATGTcgaccccgtcgccgcccgcggtGATCCGATCCCCGTCGACGTCCTCTACGGCCTCTTCACCCTTGTCGGCAGCTCGGAGCTCACCGCCACCCCGTCCCCCTTCTACTcggtcggcctcgacgcctaCGCCAAGGCCTCGAGCCCCCTCCGCCGcttcgccgacctcgtcgtccactgGCAAAtccacgccgccctcgcccgcgagCGCGAGACGGGCCgctccctcgccggccaggaCTGCTCCGAGGCCTCCGACTTCCTCCCCTGGACCCTCTCCACCCTCGCCCCCGCCCTACCCACGCTGCAGGCTCGCCAGCGCCAGATCAAGGAGGTCGACAACCGCGACGGGCCGACGCAGTGGGTCGCGCAGGCCCTCCTCCGCGCCTGGCGCTTCGGCGAGGCGGCCCTCCCCAAGACCTTCACCTTCGTTGTCGACGGGCTGTACCCCTTCGGCCTGcgcggccgcctcgagagCTTCTACAAcctctcggcgtcggtcgaCGTCTcgcgcctcgccgccgtcgcgagGCTCGCCGAAGTCCAGGTCGACGACCgcttcgaggtcgagatcgccaacatcaacgTCGTGACGACGCGGATCGCCGTCCAGCCTCTGCGGAGGCTCACGCCGGCGGAGGCAGAGGAGAGCAAAGGCCGCGTGCCCAGTCCCGCGGACGCCGCGACGTTGGATGCCGTGCCTGCCTGA
- a CDS encoding Pre-mRNA splicing factor CLF1 encodes MKLPEPKVALENICSVIHDNVLYTYAAGAFQSLALEEGAKWKTLTQGESVTGAVCVGSNPKDASQAGLYIVGGKGASADYRGLQKFTYATGKWESITPQDPVTQNRLLHGATYLPGTDQIIMYGGSQDGYSGPSTQTFVVGASAPYNTRAYSSSAAPVVNPILLPWSDTQAVLVGGSTTNNKIMLFNPDVAWTDSGATLAEPLMKDTTAIRAVLINGDDGSKSLYTFDLSTTPNEVKRMVLIDASGAPVANSAAVSKKSTRDATGEFEKRSLTLSDWPAYNQTFAPAGTRLNYALAQGSDGLVVFAGGSGSVDDPLCMFNARENSWEDAVQKLSEQEVLITSESTSSISSTTATSTVASSSSSGTSFSTLPASVSASPSGSASASSSASSETAAVGTPAAVGANTILGIVLGTITGVMILLGLILFCIRRRRGKNQQNVEGGPNARGMSPRGFPDEKAGLGYGNDDFGPGPNGHFRGHQQQGSAGSFSSMAILMGKVNGNNTPKSAGGAHGGSNRDNSNSFFKSTIGKPIPQMNEQSALSPPSRDEKGVSFAADVVEPRPTPRGAPVGRAGETRRSSGWNRYWSGGSALNILGFGNSKRTTVDSDRSSHYSNTNYKNRITQDSATVPPLHLITQDLTTVPPIQHDGRPELSRVVSGSPTVSNYSNQIPFRDGVSATIESPRRPTSDASSGYSSGIPESVRDAWDPTGPSRPWGANRAPSSVYAESLYPTSLAPSLPNRQTQNEIPIGISQQPPLAMAATSSDMSWLNLGEINKQNRK; translated from the coding sequence ATGAAGCTCCCCGAGCCCAAGGTCGCTCTGGAGAACATATGTTCAGTCATCCACGACAACGTTCTCTACACATACGCCGCTGGCGCTTTCCAGTCGTTGGCACTCGAAGAAGGCGCTAAATGGAAGACGTTGACGCAAGGTGAATCTGTTACGGGAGCCGTTTGCGTGGGCTCGAATCCCAAGGATGCCAGCCAGGCGGGCTTGTACATCGTAGGGGGTAAAGGGGCATCGGCCGACTATCGCGGACTGCAGAAGTTCACCTACGCAACGGGCAAATGGGAGTCCATCACACCACAGGACCCCGTCACACAGAACCGACTTCTCCACGGAGCAACATATCTCCCCGGTACTGACCAGATCATCATGTACGGTGGCAGCCAGGATGGATACTCGGGTCCGTCGACGCAGACTTTCGTGGTTGGAGCGTCAGCGCCTTACAACACCAGGGCCTACTCGTCGTCAGCGGCACCCGTCGTGAACCCCATCCTCCTGCCGTGGTCCGATACGCAGGCGGTCTTGGTCGGAGGCagcaccaccaacaacaagaTTATGCTCTTTAACCCCGACGTGGCTTGGACCGACTCTGGCGCGACATTGGCGGAACCTCTGATGAAGGACACGACGGCCATCAGAGCCGTCCTCATCAATGGAGATGATGGAAGTAAGAGCTTGTACACCTTTGACCTTTCAACGACACCGAACGAGGTCAAGCGAATGGTTCTCATCGATGCCTCGGGTGCCCCCGTCGCCAACTCCGCTGCGGTTTCGAAGAAGTCCACGAGAGATGCCACTGGCGAGTTCGAGAAGCGCTCGCTGACACTCAGTGACTGGCCCGCCTACAACCAAACGTTCGCGCCCGCGGGTACCCGGCTCAACTATGCCCTTGCCCAGGGCTCTGACGGGCTCGTCGTGTTTGCCGGAGGCTCTGGGTCCGTCGATGACCCTCTCTGCATGTTCAATGCGCGCGAGAACAGCTGGGAAGATGCCGTCCAGAAACTGAGCGAGCAAGAAGTTCTCATCACTAGCGAATCAACGAGCTCGATAAGCAGCACCACCGCGACCTCGACTGTTGCAAGCTCGAGCTCATCCGGGACCTCCTTTTCGACCCTGCCCGCGTCCGTCAGCGCCTCCCCCTCtggctcggcctcggcctcatcatcCGCCAGTTCCGAGACCGCCGCTGTCGGTACCCCGGCTGCTGTCGgcgccaacaccatcctcgGTATCGTTCTCGGCACAATCACTGGTGTTATGATTCTCCTTGGTCTGATCTTGTTCTGTattcgacgacgacgtggcaagAATCAGCAGAACGTCGAGGGTGGTCCGAACGCTAGGGGTATGAGCCCGAGAGGCTTCCCTGACGAGAAGGCCGGACTTGGATACGGCAACGACGACTTTGGCCCTGGCCCCAATGGTCACTTCCGTGGTCACCAGCAGCAAGGATCTGcgggctccttctcctctaTGGCAATTTTGATGGGCAAGGTCAACGGCAACAACACTCCTAAGTCTGCTGGTGGCGCGCATGGCGGTAGCAACCGCGATAACTCGAACAGCTTCTTCAAGAGCACTATCGGCAAGCCCATACCTCAGATGAACGAACAATCTGCCCTCTCGCCCCCGTCTCGCGATGAGAAAGGTGTCTCGTTCGCcgccgatgtcgtcgagcccCGCCCGACGCCCCGGGGAGCTCCCGTAGGCCGTGCCGGCGAGACGCGCAGAAGCTCAGGTTGGAACCGATACTggtccggcggcagcgcgctCAACATTCTCGGATTCGGCAACTCGAAGCGGACGACCGTCGACTCGGATCGAAGCTCTCACTACTCCAACACCAACTACAAGAACCGGATAACACAGGACTCGGCCACTGTGCCTCCACTACATCTCATCACCCAGGACTTGACCACGGTCCCGCCCATTCAGCACGATGGCCGACCGGAGCTCAGCCGTGTCGTCTCGGGCAGTCCGACCGTATCCAACTACTCGAACCAGATCCCCTTCCGGGACGGAGTGTCTGCCACGATTGAATCCCCCCGAAGACCCACGTCTGACGCGTCCTCTGGATACTCAAGCGGTATCCCCGAGAGTGTCCGCGACGCATGGGACCCTACCGGCCCCTCGAGACCCTGGGGTGCCAATCGTGCGCCGAGCAGCGTGTACGCCGAGAGCCTCTACCCGACTTCGCTGGCGCCGAGCCTGCCGAACAGGCAAACCCAAAACGAGATTCCGATTGGTATCAGCCAGCAGCCCCCTCTCGCCATGGCGGCCACATCGTCAGATATGAGCTGGCTCAACCTAGGCGAGATCAACAAGCAAAACCGCAAATAG
- a CDS encoding Mucin yields the protein MYSSFWYFSSLERLHFASLAPAPTPLSKHLDVYCHRPETSPNPNSNPKTLKQRRRERQAKIASDQLSDCVKRRPSRRAGARSSSSSVYVRLPDKIKKRHLTTEEQIIASRNRRHDIILDPADEAIYKVRRRASSLIVHDDLWSPTLSVRPQTMETRPSQETCQRVSKPEGPKSPQQKRDSFYDSFRWLEEDDELDLRLQLDDYHANLSDDMLANSRQRRPSFRRHLSISKIPFGRASLSINRPGTTPAVASNPASPCFESSPASPQTTTSPGHGRRRSRALSLISPKHSPQDTLAAFDPEAAHYQDPEARLKLRVYLASPQKFDEAIEFGFPSKEAMVSKPPVKDVKQPKTKPSKSAVADETENMRTFLADDRSSIFSDDGSLDSDSPKTPHTMEMAGLRPPPIKNDQPHSPKPSTEYSRMPAEAREMTLRMTLTRPDLRAHEDQMYGWQKNCPPGRKSTNPLRDEFPTSTYVRDASSKESIERQFAAMDQESAQASDRGVMKRFWNKVRRAPA from the exons ATGTACTCTTCCTTTTGG TACTTCAGCTCCCTCGAACGTCTTCACTTCGCCAGCCTCGCACCGGCTCCCACTCCCCTCTCCAAACATCTCGACGTCTACTGTCATCGTCCAGAGACCAGCCCCAACCCCAACTCCAACCCCAAGACATTGAAGCAGCGTCGCAGAGAACGCCAGGCCAAGATTGCCTCTGACCAGCTCTCCGACTGCGTCAAGAGACGACCCTCCCgtcgcgccggcgcccgctCCTCGAGCTCTTCCGTATACGTGCGCTTGCCGGACAAGATCAAGAAGAGACACTTGACCACTGAAGAGCAAATCATTGCTTCCCGGAACAGGAGACACGACATCATCCTTGACCCGGCCGATGAGGCCATCTACAAAGTCCGAAGAAGAGCGTCCAGCCTGATAGTCCACGACGACCTGTGGAGTCCGACCCTGTCGGTAAGACCGCAGACGATGGAGACCCGGCCGAGCCAAGAGACGTGCCAGCGGGTGTCCAAGCCCGAGGGGCCGAAGTCGCCTCAGCAAAAGCGGGATTCCTTCTACGACAGCTTCCGGTggctggaggaggacgacgagctggaccTACGCCTGCAGCTCGACGACTACCACGCGAACCTGAGTGACGACATGCTCGCCAACTCGAGACAGCGCAGGCCGTCGTTCCGCAGGCACCTGTCCATCAGCAAGATACCCTTCGGCCGCGCCTCGCTCTCCATCAATCGCCCCGGCACCACCCCTGCTGTCGCCAGCAACCCTGCGTCCCCGTGCTTCGAGAGCTCTCCGGCCAGTCCTCAGACTACTACTTCCCCCGGACATGGCCGCCGGAGATCCCGCGCCCTGTCGCTGATTTCGCCCAAGCACAGCCCTCAGGACACCCTCGCCGCTTTCGACCCGGAAGCGGCTCACTACCAAGACCCCGAGGCCCGTCTGAAGCTGCGCGTCTATCTCGCGTCCCCTCAAAAGTTTGACGAAGCCATTGAGTTCGGCTTCCCTTCCAAAGAAGCCATGgtctcgaagccgccggTCAAGGACGTTAAGCAGCCCAAGACCAAACCGTCCAAGTCCGCAGTGGCAGACGAGACGGAGAACATGCGCaccttcctcgccgacgacagGTCCTCCATCTTCAGCGATGACGGGTCGCTCGACTCGGACTCTCCCAAGACGCCCCATACCATGGAGATGGCGGGGCTTCGGCCGCCACCCATCAAGAACGATCAGCCGCACTCGCCCAAGCCGTCAACCGAGTACTCACGAatgccggccgaggcgcggGAGATGACTCTGCGGATGACCCTCACTCGCCCTGATCTCCGAGCACACGAAGACCAGATGTACGGCTGGCAGAAGAACTGCCCGCCGGGCAGGAAATCGACCAACCCCCTGCGCGACGAGTTCCCCACGTCGACATACGTCCGAGACGCATCGTCCAAGGAGAGCATCGAGCGTCAGTTCGCGGCCATGGACCAAGAGAGCGCCCAGGCCAGCGACCGGGGCGTCATGAAGCGTTTTTGGAACAAGGTCCGCCGTGCACCCGCGTAA
- a CDS encoding Exocyst complex component Sec10 — protein sequence MERAGSGAKSLFPQGPSFTLDDFSNQDFVVREFVDTLAENAVPANRRSGPSQPAFDPKPLIRTFENALSQLGSLSEELQEKESELQSTVRRAEAQHDQTLDTLGRKLDQSMASFEALDLSLNQPTTNGADRNARQEAGGNIAVQIGEKLEELDRKRRRAQDANFLIQCWIEVSETGQLTSLEEIQRQGAAENKVRCAVISRQLMRISQRLDPLSWGQANGANGFRTNGVTNGVTGNNRAHNTRELLEKFSESLEQELLKQFNSSYRRQNFDDMMECSKVLYDFNGGSSVIATFVNQHQFFIDRDQLISDEVTMDGDTWEQIADPDSDPPGVEASLQSLVDEVKLVMQEESFIIKRAFPFYETVLIKFIQRVFQQSIQQRLEMVLDKANEVSSLAFLRSLHSSRTYISALIEDLKSHGLTEHPEPASPQISQTLDQQMEELFVPYLVGNSYIDRERKSLEETYNSLLFKFTTYHSKRKKAPTGFMASLAQQSSQLLSSAKDAYLERLDSSELTATQKAMMLRVAGIQDNNENKNDVEVSEEDGILSIANAKRMMKWLAESVRRTLELGSPVDTPKDVNVLLNLLLTTMGRVYVETALDAALDQASSQENIKSEPDLTYLPAIRPAVTITSIMERFITTVLIKLAESNTTVRRSMSSQTKSAIDSIERKTNAVMRSSIDVVTNWVTRSLASQKKFDFRPRDADLDSLQTATCLQISQFLSRVTKHAAQAVDGQNLEVWSSEVALAILALLFDHFKKFQVNATGGLMVAQDLSKYSSTLKEWSLAPDVETSVELLTDIGSLFIVGPEALREKSRTLAAGPSGQGKKLTKADFKAFVQRRDDAGTVGIQSVLAGL from the exons ATGGAGCGGGCTGGGTCTGGGGCCAAGTCCCTGTTCCCTCAAGGGCCCAGCTTCACCCTCGACGACTTCTCGAACCAGGACTTCGTGGTCCGCGAATTCGTCGATACCCTAGCCGAGAACGCCGTACCGGCGAACCGTCGGTCGGGCCCCTCGCAGCCCGCCTTCGACCCCAAGCCCCTCATCCGCACCTTTGAGA ATGCGCTCTCGCAGCTTGGATCGTTGTCCGAGGAACTCCAGGAGAAAGAATCGGAACTCCAATCCACCGTACGAAGGGCCGAAGCCCAGCATGACCAGACCCTCGATACCCTTGGCCGAAAGCTCGACCAGTCCATGGCGTCCTTCGAGGCGCTCGATTTGTCGCTGAACCAACCCACGAccaacggcgccgacagAAACGCGCGGCAAGAGGCGGGTGGGAACATAGCTGTGCAGATCGGCGAGAAGCTCGAAGAGCTAGACAGGAAGAGGAGACGGGCCCAAGACGCCAACTTTCTAATCCAGTGCTGGATCGAGGTCAGCGAAACAGGCCAGCTCACGTCGCTGGAGGAGATCCAGAGGCAGGGCGCAGCGGAGAACAAGGTCCGGTGCGCCGTTATCTCTCGTCAACTCATGCGCATCAGCCAGCGGCTCGACCCGTTATCGTGGGGCCAGGCAAACGGCGCGAATGGGTTCCGAACGAACGGAGTCACGAACGGCGTCACTGGGAACAACCGCGCCCACAACACTAGAGAACTTCTCGAAAAGTTCTCGGAATCGTTGGAGCAGGAGCTGTTGAAGCAGTTCAACAGCAGCTACCGACGCCAGAACTTCGACGACATGATGGAATGCTCCAAGGTGCTTTACGACTTTAACGGTGGCTCCAGCGTCATTGCCACTTTTGTCAACCAGCATCAGTTCTTCATCGACCGAGATCAGCTGATCTCGGATGAAGTGACCATGGATGGAGACACCTGGGAACAAATCGCGGACCCTGATTCCGACCCcccgggcgtcgaggccagTCTTCAGTCCCTTGTTGACGAAGTCAAGCTCGTCATGCAGGAGGAGTCCTTTATCATCAAGCGGGCATTCCCCTTCTACGAGACCGTCTTGATCAAGTTCATCCAACGAGTTTTCCAGCAGTCCATTCAACAAAGGCTCGAGATGGtgctcgacaaggccaacgaGGTCTCGTCTCTGGCCTTCCTGAGATCACTGCACTCTTCTAGGACATACATCAGTGCTCTGATCGAAGACCTCAAATCACACGGCCTAACCGAACACCCGGAGCCAGCCTCGCCGCAGATTTCTCAAACCCTCGACCAGCAGATGGAGGAGCTTTTCGTCCCATACCTCGTCGGCAACTCGTATATCGACCGAGAGAGGAAGAGTCTCGAGGAGACATACAACTCGCTGCTGTTCAAGTTCACGACCTATCACtccaagaggaagaaggcgccCACCGGCTTCATGGCCTCGCTCGCTCAGCAGAGCTCACAgctgttgtcgtcggcgaaggACGCTTacctcgagcgcctcgacTCATCCGAGTTGACGGCCACCCAGAAGGCCATGATGCTTCGCGTCGCAGGGATCCAAGACAACAACGAAAACAAGAACGACGTGGAGGTGTCGGAGGAAGACGGAATCCTTAGCATTGCCAACGCCAAGAGAATGATGAAGTGGCTCGCCGAGTCTGTCCGAAGAACCCTGGAGCTTGGCTCTCCCGTCGATACGCCCAAGGACGTCAACGTCCTCCTCAACCTCCTGCTGACGACGATGGGCCGCGTCTACGTTGAGACGGCTTTagacgccgccctcgaccaggCATCCTCGCAGGAGAACATCAAGTCGGAGCCGGACCTGACATACCTCCCCGCGATCCGCCCCGCGGTGACCATTACCAGCATCATGGAACGCTTCATCACCACAGTGCTGATCAAGCTCGCCGAGTCCAACACGACAGTGCGGCGTAGCATGTCGTCGCAGACCAAGTCGGCCATCGACAGCATCGAGCGCAAGACCAACGCCGTCATGCGTAGCTCCATCGACGTCGTTACGAACTGGGTCACGCGCTCCCTCGCAAGCCAGAAAAAGTTCGACTTCCGCCCGCGCGATGCGGACCTCGACTCCCTGCAGACGGCCACGTGCCTGCAGATCAGCCAGTTCCTCTCTCGCGTCACCAAGCACGCCGCACAGGCGGTCGACGGCCAGAACCTGGAGGTGTGGAGCTCCGAGGTCGCCCTGGCGATCCTGGCCCTGCTCTTCGACCATTTCAAGAAGTTCCAGGTCAACGCCACGGGGGGTCTCATGGTCGCGCAGGACTTGTCCAAGTACTCGTCCACGCTCAAGGAGTGGTCGCTCGCGCCCGACGTCGAGACATCGGTCGAGCTCCTCACCGACATCGGCTcgctcttcatcgtcggcccCGAGGCGTTGAGGGAGAAGTCCCGTACCCTTGCCGCGGGTCCGTCGGGCCAGGGCAAGAAGCTGACCAAGGCCGACTTCAAGGCCTTTGTACAGCggcgcgacgacgccggtACCGTCGGCATCCAGAGCGTTTTGGCTGGACTTTGA